A single region of the Stigmatopora argus isolate UIUO_Sarg chromosome 6, RoL_Sarg_1.0, whole genome shotgun sequence genome encodes:
- the LOC144075135 gene encoding deoxynucleotidyltransferase terminal-interacting protein 1-like yields the protein MEDKQSTTLTRPRPDGTQQPQQQHNPWNLMIKHRQVQRRGRRSHVTVSYTDPRVSMDLLRAVLQPGFNDDIMAVFGKYRKFFEKAAQNVKENVGEDVRTDHLIKEACRNVLEHAKMLFLDGEEQKSGAEATVKRCRASEERTSPVPKKRKKNRVAAGDRPFNFSTHVKVKCEAVKREGPKWEPSRLSEDTTFVLGSRANKALGMGGTRGRIYIKHADLFKYAADTKDKQWLAERHHMRATGGKMAYLLIEEDVQDLARGDDYKNCPDVKLDEMKPFSVPAWMVEKMRRAMEAQRDSEL from the exons ATGGAAGACAAACAAAGTACTACTCTGACGCGGCCCCGACCGGACGGAACCCAGCAGCCGCAGCAGCAGCAT AATCCCTGGAACTTGATGATCAAACACAGACAGGTTCAGAGGAGGGGGCGACGCTCACACGTCACCGTCAG TTACACGGACCCCCGGGTGTCCATGGACCTGCTGAGGGCCGTTCTGCAGCCCGGCTTCAACGACGACATCATGGCCGTCTTCGGCAAATACCGCAAG TTCTTTGAGAAGGCGGCGCAGAACGTGAAGGAGAACGTGGGAGAGGACGTACGCACGGATCATCTCATTAAGGAAGCGTGCAGGAACGTTCTGGAACAC GCCAAAATGCTGTTTCTCGACGGCGAGGAACAAAAGTCCGGTGCCGAGGCCACGGTCAAG CGGTGTCGAGCTTCCGAAGAGAGGACCAGTCCCGTCCCCAAAAAG AGGAAGAAGAACCGCGTGGCGGCAGGCGATCGACCTTTCAACTTCTCCACCCA CGTCAAGGTCAAGTGCGAAGCCGTCAAGCGAGAAGGACCCAAG TGGGAGCCGTCCAGACTGAGCGAAGACACCACCTTTGTCCTGGGCTCCAGAGCCAACAA GGCGCTCGGGATGGGCGGGACCAGAGGACGCATCTACATCAAACACGCCGACCTATTTAAG TACGCGGCCGACACCAAGGACAAGCAGTGGCTTGCCGAGCGTCACCACATGAGGGCGACGGGCGGCAAGATG GCCTACCTGCTGATCGAGGAGGACGTCCAGGATCTGGCACGCGGCGACGATTACAA GAACTGCCCGGACGTCAAGCTGGACGAGATGAAGCCCTTCTCGGTGCCGGCGTGGATGGTGGAGAAAATGCGGCGGGCCATGGAGGCGCAGCGGGACTCGGAACTCTGA
- the polr2j gene encoding DNA-directed RNA polymerase II subunit RPB11-a: protein MNAPPAFESFLLFEGEKKITITKDTKVPNSCLFTLNKEDHTLGNIIRAQLLKDPQVLFAGYKVPHPLEHKIVIRVQTTPDYSPQEAFTNAITDLISELSLLEERFRVAIKDKQEGIE from the exons ATGAACGCGCCGCCTGCTTTCGAGTCGTTCTTGTTGTTCGAGGGCGAGAAGAAGATCACCATCACCAAGGACACCAAAGTGCCCAACTCGTGTCTCTTTACGCTCAACAAGGAGGACCACACGCTGGGCAACATCATACGAGC GCAGCTGTTGAAGGACCCGCAAGTTCTCTTTGCCGGATACAAGGTTCCGCATCCCCTCGAGCACAAAATTGTCATCCGGGTGCAGACCACACCGGATTACAGTCCTCAG GAAGCCTTCACCAACGCCATCACCGACCTGATCAGCGAGCTGTCCCTATTGGAGGAGCGCTTCCGGGTGGCCATCAAAGACAAACAAGAAGGCATTGAGTGA
- the LOC144075137 gene encoding ubiquitin-conjugating enzyme E2 C-like, whose product MASQNLDPAASASVVDKAGEAGGHTAKGSVTKRLQQELMALMMAGDKGISAFPESDNLFKWIGTIDGAQGTAYEGLRYKLSLEFPGGYPYQAPRVRFVTPCFHPNVDEQGFICLDILKDKWSALLDVRAVLLSLQSLLGEPNNESPLNGTAATLWADQEAYKAHLHATFK is encoded by the exons ATGGCCTCGCAGAATTTGGACCCCGCCGCCTCGGCCAGCGTCGTCGACAAGGCCGGCGAGGCGGGCGGACACACGGCCAAAGGATCCGTGACCAAGCG TCTCCAGCAGGAGCTGATGGCGCTCAtg ATGGCGGGCGACAAGGGAATCTCCGCCTTCCCCGAGTCGGACAACCTCTTCAAGTGGATCGGCACCATCGATGGCGCCCAGGGCACG GCGTACGAGGGCCTGAGGTACAAGCTGTCGCTGGAGTTCCCGGGGGGCTACCCCTACCAGGCGCCACGCGTGCGCTTCGTCACGCCGTGCTTCCACCCCAACGTGGACGAGCAGGGCTTCATCTGCCTGGACATCCTCAAGGACAAGTGGTCGGCGCTGCTGGACGTTCGCGCCGTTCTCCTCTCCCTCCAGAGCTTGCTGGGAG AACCCAACAACGAGAGTCCGCTGAACGGGACGGCTGCCACGCTCTGGGCCGACCAGGAAG